A part of Arachis hypogaea cultivar Tifrunner chromosome 12, arahy.Tifrunner.gnm2.J5K5, whole genome shotgun sequence genomic DNA contains:
- the LOC112726385 gene encoding putative disease resistance RPP13-like protein 1 — protein sequence MAEALVVGALVSGFANVVLDRLISPEFVNLVVGKKLDRKLVDRLRTALLAAEALVADAEQKQFGNDRVRKWLDGLRDALYTADDLLDRVFIKAEIRSKVRTHLPSFLNLSDRKMVTKIEEVVKTIEDLQKLKDTLGLREIPTGSSSWRPPSTSLVKGNVYGRDADQQALIKMLNDNNHHNLSVSSIVGMGGVGKTTLAQWLYNNKDLMDGFDLKAWICVSENFDVVETTKNVIKGISSGVCSLESFDLLQQHLKEKLSEKKFFIVLDDVWSEDVDKWSSFVTPFQHGRKGSTILLTTRKENVGRIVQHYNSYTLKELSDDYCWSIFADNASFPESNGSSELEEIGRKIVKRCDGLPLAAETLGRLLRSERRVGEWNKILSNDIWEFPMSNSKIVPALLISYYHLSAHLKRCFVYCSLYPKDYQFDKDELILLWMAEDLLRPPKRGETLEEVGCECFDNLASRLFFKQVKNDDEKYFLMHDLMHDLAIFLAGKFYCRLSEGLGEKEEMSILTRHLSHDHSISKTIRSSNKIESLRTSLHINNGRRLQKECATLQWDILSKNKYLRVLSFDILNIFPNSIAKLIQLRYLDLSRSKIEVLPQSLCNLCNLQSLKLRECWSLTMLPSSIGELIHLRYLELSGSAVKTLPESLCKLCNLQTLKLEDCSKLTMLPNGMCNLVSLRHLDIRKTPLKEMPKGMSKMKQLHILSYYMVGKDEVNGIQELGGLVNLHGSFEIQKLENVGDVNEARSARIIDKKHIDDLLLEWSSGDDVVSDTETERDILHNLQPHSGLKKFTIKGYKSKLFPDWIGHSFYQNMTNVSLKSCKNCCMLPSLGQLPSLKSLSIQGFDQLKCVGDEFYQNEDDHSLHIAPFPSLERLEFNYMSCWEEWHLPESKAFPQLKWLRITNCPKLKGDMVNPILMSIISSSSDASKVRKVQIREDYPGLDIGTSLHGDTVSIRGCQSSVECAIKAMISINHLTSLQEIEFLGCWSVVSLQGNCLPKSLQKLTIECYSELELLQQQEKYDLVELQIKYSCDSLSSFLLDAFPKLKILAFRECKNLKSVSMSEPSHAALQSLYIFYCTKLVSFPEEGLAAPNMTHLCVRDCHKLEALPRGMNSLLPCLQSLDIRGCPNITSLPEGGLPSNLKELSVGACEQQLSNLSWMGNLDTLTHLTVDDTWCESKIKSYPEAGSLPRLPSLTTLKISSLCKLETLDCKQLLCLTSLQQLHIRYCPELENMAGEKLPSSLLLLKIERCTLLGKHCKNKHQQIWPKISHIPEIKVID from the coding sequence ATGGCTGAAGCACTTGTTGTTGGAGCTTTAGTTTCTGGCTTCGCCAATGTTGTTCTTGACAGGCTCATTTCACCTGAGTTTGTCAACTTGGTGGTGGGCAAGAAGCTGGACCGGAAGTTGGTTGACAGGCTGAGGACTGCTCTCTTGGCTGCTGAAGCTCTGGTTGCTGACGCCGAGCAGAAGCAGTTTGGAAACGATCGTGTGAGGAAATGGCTTGATGGTCTCAGAGATGCTCTCTACACTGCTGATGACTTGCTGGACCGTGTCTTCATCAAAGCTGAAATTCGCAGCAAGGTACGCACTCATCTTCCTAGCTTCCTTAATTTGTCTGATAGGAAGATGGTGACTAAGATAGAAGAGGTGGTTAAAACAATAGAAGATCTTCAGAAACTCAAAGATACTCTTGGTCTGAGAGAGATTCCAACTGGAAGCTCTTCATGGAGACCTCCATCCACTTCTCTTGTAAAGGGGAATGTGTACGGCAGGGATGCTGATCAACAGGCACTAATCAAGATGCTCAATGACAACAATCATCATAACTTGTCCGTCAGCTCTATTGTTGGTATGGGTGGGGTTGGTAAAACAACTTTAGCACAATGGCTCTACAACAATAAGGATTTGATGGACGGGTTTGATCTGAAAGCATGGATTTGTGTTTCTGAAAATTTTGATGTTGTTGAGACTACTAAGAACGTTATAAAGGGGATCTCTTCTGGTGTTTGTAGTCTTGAAAGCTTTGATTTACTTCAACAACATTTGAAGGAAAAGCTGTCAGAAAAGAAGTTCTTCATTGTTTTGGACGATGTTTGGAGTGAAGATGTTGACAAGTGGAGTAGTTTTGTCACCCCTTTTCAACATGGGAGAAAAGGAAGCACTATTCTTCTAACTACCCGCAAGGAAAATGTTGGTCGAATAGTCCAACACTATAACTCTTACACTCTCAAGGAACTGTCAGACGATTATTGTTGGTCTATTTTTGCAGACAATGCATCCTTTCCTGAATCAAATGGGAGCTCGGAACTGGAAGAAATAGGTAGAAAGATTGTCAAGAGGTGTGATGGTTTGCCATTAGCTGCGGAAACACTTGGACGCTTGTTGCGCTCAGAGCGTCGTGTTGGAGAATGGAATAAAATACTATCGAATGACATTTGGGAATTTCCTATGTCAAATAGCAAAATTGTTCCTGCATTGTTAATAAGTTACTATCATCTTTCTGCGCATTTAAAACGCTGCTTTGTTTATTGTTCATTGTATCCCAAAGATTATCAATTTGATAAGGATGAATTAATCTTGCTATGGATGGCTGAAGATCTTTTGCGACCTCCAAAGAGGGGAGAGACTTTAGAAGAAGTTGGTTGCGAGTGTTTTGACAACTTAGCTTCAAGATTATTTTTCAAGCAGGTCAAGAATGATGATGAGAAGTATTttttgatgcatgatctcatgcatGACTTGGCAATTTTTCTAGCTGGAAAATTTTATTGTAGATTGTCAGAAGGACTTGGTGAAAAGGAAGAGATGAGTATTCTAACTCGTCATTTGTCACACGATCATTCAATCTCTAAAACAATTCGTTCCTCTAATAAAATAGAATCTTTGAGGACATCATTGCATATCAATAATGGACGTCGGCTCCAGAAGGAATGCGCAACGTTACAGTGGGACATATTGTCAAAGAATAAATACTTGAGAGTTTTATCCTTTGATATACTCAATATATTTCCTAATTCAATAGCAAAATTGATCCAACTGCGCTACTTGGATCTCTCTAGGAGTAAAATTGAGGTATTGCCACAGTCATTATGCAACTTGTGCAATCTACAAAGTCTAAAGTTACGGGAGTGTTGGTCCCTAACTATGCTGCCTAGTAGCATAGGTGAACTGATCCACCTACGCTATTTGGAACTCTCTGGAAGTGCTGTTAAGACACTGCCTGAATCATTGTGCAAGTTGTGTAATTTACAAACACTAAAGCTAGAAGATTGTTCAAAGCTGACTATGCTGCCCAATGGCATGTGTAATCTTGTGAGTTTGCGGCATCTTGATATAAGGAAAACTCCTCTTAAAGAAATGCCAAAAGGAATGAGCAAAATGAAACAATTGCACATTTTAAGCTACTATATGGTAGGCAAGGATGAAGTCAATGGAATTCAAGAGTTAGGAGGACTTGTAAATCTTCATGGATCATTTGAGATTCAGAAATTGGAGAATGTTGGTGATGTCAATGAGGCAAGGAGTGCAAGGATAATAGATAAGAAGCACATTGACGACTTATTGTTGGAATGGTCTTCAGGTGATGATGTGGTTTCAGACACAGAAACTGAAAGAGATATACTCCACAACTTGCAACCGCACAGTGGCTTGAAAAAGTTTACAATCAAGGGATACAAAAGTAAATTATTTCCTGATTGGATTGGGCATTCCTTCTACCAAAACATGACAAATGTGTCTCTGAAGTCTTGCAAGAATTGCTGCATGCTGCCTTCACTTGGACAGCTGCCATCTCTTAAGTCCCTAAGCATTCAAGGTTTTGATCAACTCAAGTGTGTTGGTGATGAGTTTTACCAGAATGAAGACGATCATTCTTTGCATATTGCTCCTTTTCCCTCACTAGAGAGATTGGAATTTAATTATATGTCATGTTGGGAGGAGTGGCACTTACCTGAATCAAAAGCTTTTCCTCAGCTTAAGTGGCTTCGAATAACAAATTGTCCAAAGTTAAAGGGAGATATGGTTAATCCCATATTAATGAGTATCATTTCTTCCTCATCGGATGCTTCGAAAGTGCGCAAAGTGCAAATACGAGAAGATTACCCAGGATTAGATATAGGTACATCACTTCATGGGGATACTGTATCAATTAGGGGATGTCAATCATCTGTGGAGTGTGCAATTAAAGCAATGATCAGCATCAACCATCTAACTTCCCTCCAAGAAATAGAATTCTTAGGGTGTTGGTCTGTTGTATCCTTGCAGGGAAATTGTTTACCCAAATCTTTGCAAAAACTCACAATCGAGTGTTACAGTGAACTGGAATTACTCCAGCAGCAAGAGAAGTATGATTTGGTAGAGCTACAAATAAAATACAGCTGTGATTCACTATCCTCTTTCTTGTTGGATGCCTTTCCCAAACTCAAGATTCTTGCGTTTCGAGAGTGTAAGAATCTGAAATCAGTTTCAATGTCAGAGCCATCACATGCTGCTCTTCAAAGTCTCTACATCTTTTATTGCACCAAATTAGTGTCATTTCCAGAAGAAGGACTGGCTGCACCCAACATGACTCATCTCTGTGTCAGAGATTGCCACAAGTTGGAAGCATTGCCTCGTGGCATGAATAGTCTTCTTCCATGTTTACAGTCTCTCGACATTCGAGGTTGTCCAAACATTACTAGTTTGCCAGAGGGTGGTTTGCCATCTAACTTGAAAGAGCTTAGTGTGGGAGCTTGCGAGCAACAGTTGAGTAATCTATCATGGATGGGCAACTTGGACACCCTCACTCATCTCACTGTTGATGATACTTGGTGTGAGAGCAAAATAAAGTCCTATCCAGAGGCGGGTTCGCTGCCTCGCCTTCCCTCCCTTACCACTCTAAAGATCAGTTCACTTTGTAAACTGGAGACATTGGATTGCAAACAGCTTCTCTGCCTAACCTCCCTCCAACAATTACACATTAGGTATTGTCCAGAGCTGGAGAATATGGCGGGAGAAAAGCTTCCTTCCTCCCTCTTACTACTCAAAATCGAGAGATGCACATTGCTGGGAAAACACTGCAAGAACAAGCATCAacaaatttggcccaaaatttccCACATCCCTGAGATTAAAGTCATTGATTAa
- the LOC112726384 gene encoding putative disease resistance RPP13-like protein 1: MHYCSNIALLWLHSGNPFTHGFICCCCDLYHIMAETLVVGALISGFANVVLDRLISSEFVNLVAGKKLDRKLVDRLKTALLAAKALAADAEQKQFGNELVREWLHSLRDALYTADDLLDRVLIKAQIRSKVRTRLPSLINLSDRKMATKIEEVVKRIEDLQKVKDTLGLKEIPTGSSSWRPPSTSLERGIVYGRDDDKQALIKMLNDNNHHNLSVISIVGMGGVGKTTLSQCLYNNTDLMKGFDLKAWICVSENFDIVETTKNLIKEITSGVCCLDGFNLLQQDLKEKLSEKKFFVVLDDIWSNDGDKWKSFITPFQHGRKGSTVLLTTRKENVGPIVQNYNSYFLNGLSDDYCWSIFADNSSFPESNGSSELEEIGKMIVKKCDGLPLAAETLGRLLRSKHDVEEWNKILSSDIWEFPVTDSKILPALLISYYHLPAYLKRCFVYCSLYPKDHKFDKDELILLWMAEDLLRAPKRRETLEEVGRECFDDLASRLFFKQVEYSEKYFVMHDLMHDLATFLAGEFYCRLSEELGEKEEMRILTRHLSCDYPIFEKLCSSKSIESLRTFLFINNAQFHVRKESTRLTCDILSKNKYLRVLSFDELCVFPDSMGKLIHLRYLNLSQTEIKTLPESLCKLCNLQTLKLRYCSKLRMLPNGMYNLVNLRHLDIWGTHLKEMPKGMSKLNQLHILSNYIVGKNEDSGIQELGGLPNLHGSFGIQKLENVIYVNQARSAKIRDKKHIDELWLEWSSSDDMVSDTQTERDILDNLQPHNGLKELTIWGYRGTTFPNWVGHCSYQNMTSVSLESCNNCYLLPSLGQLPSLQSLRIDDFGQLKSVGMEFYKNEGYQHSSPIALFPSLQLLEFDNMPFWEEWCLPDSEAFPQLKSLQINNCPMLKGDMLNSVLMRIVSSSSDFSKVRKLEIQEGHQGWGKEMTLGGDSLSFSECESVLEYAMVINHLTSLQEIHISGCLSAISFPGNCLPKSLQKLTILNCSKLEFPQQQQQKYDLVELRIEHSCDSLTSLSLDAFPNLKNLEIRGCSNLESVSMSGSPHAALQHLTISKCLKLVASPGEGLAAPNLTHLDVSWCSKLEALPLDMNSLLPSLQSLDIRACPNICRLPEGGLLPKLRSLTVGGCEQQLRSLSWMSNLDTLTHLTIDGSNCESIKSFQEVGSLPQLNTLCLFHFPNLETLECNELLCLTSLQQLHISFCEKLENMAGEKLPCSLLLLQIKECRLLGEHCKKKHQQIWQKISHIPTIQVNGNQIF; the protein is encoded by the coding sequence ATGCATTATTGCAGTAACATTGCTCTCCTCTGGTTACATTCTGGAAATCCATTCACTCACGGATTCATTTGCTGTTGTTGTGATCTGTATCATATCATGGCTGAAACACTTGTTGTTGGAGCTTTAATTTCTGGCTTTGCCAACGTTGTTCTTGACCGGCTCATTTCATCTGAGTTTGTCAACTTGGTGGCGGGCAAGAAGCTGGATCGGAAGCTGGTTGACAGGCTGAAGACTGCTCTCTTGGCTGCCAAAGCTCTGGCTGCTGACGCTGAGCAGAAGCAGTTTGGAAACGAACTCGTCAGGGAATGGCTTCATAGTCTCAGGGATGCTCTCTACACTGCTGATGACTTGCTGGACCGTGTCCTCATCAAAGCTCAAATTCGCAGCAAGGTACGCACTCGGCTTCCTAGCTTAATTAATTTGTCTGATAGGAAGATGGCGACCAAGATAGAAGAGGTGGTTAAAAGAATAGAAGATCTTCAGAAAGTCAAAGATACCCTTGGTCTGAAAGAGATTCCAACGGGTAGCTCCTCATGGAGACCTCCATCCACTTCTCTTGAAAGGGGGATTGTGTACGGCAGGGATGATGACAAACAGGCATTAATCAAGATGCTAAATGACAACAATCATCATAACTTGTCCGTCATCTCTATTGTTGGTATGGGCGGGGTTGGTAAAACTACTTTATCACAATGCCTGTACAACAATACGGATTTGATGAAGGGGTTTGATCTGAAAGCATGGATTTGTGTTTCTGAAAATTTTGATATCGTTGAGACTACAAAGAATCTTATAAAGGAGATCACTTCCGGTGTTTGTTGTCTTGACGGCTTTAATTTACTTCAACAAGATTTGAAGGAAAAATTGTCAGAAAAGAAGTTCTTCGTTGTTTTGGACGATATTTGGAGTAATGATGGTGACAAGTGGAAAAGTTTTATTACTCCTTTTCAGCATGGGAGGAAAGGAAGTACTGTTCTTCTAACTACTCGCAAGGAAAATGTTGGTCCAATAGTCCAAAATTATAACTCTTACTTTCTCAATGGTCTGTCAGATGATTATTGCTGGTCTATTTTTGCGGACAATTCATCCTTTCCTGAATCAAATGGGAGTTCAGAACTTGAAGAAATAGGCAAAATGATTGTCAAGAAGTGTGATGGCTTGCCCTTAGCTGCAGAAACACTTGGACGCTTGTTGCGCTCAAAGCATGATGTTGAAGAATGGAATAAAATACTATCAAGTGACATTTGGGAATTTCCTGTGACAGACAGTAAGATTCTTCCAGCATTGTTAATAAGTTACTATCATCTGCCTGCCTATTTAAAACGATGCTTTGTTTATTGTTCATTGTATCCCAAAGACCATAAATTTGATAAAGATGAATTAATCTTGCTATGGATGGCTGAAGATCTTTTACGAGCACCAAAGAGGAGAGAGACTTTGGAAGAAGTTGGTCGTGAATGTTTTGATGACTTGGCTTCAAGACTATTTTTCAAGCAGGTCGAATATAGTGAGAAGTATTttgtgatgcatgatctcatgcatGACCTGGCAACTTTTCTTGCTGGAGAATTTTATTGCAGATTATCAGAAGAACTTGGTGAAAAGGAAGAGATGAGGATTCTGACTCGTCATTTGTCATGCGATTATCCAATCTTTGAAAAACTCTGTTCCTCTAAAAGTATAGAATCTTTGAGGACATTCTTGTTTATCAATAATGCTCAATTTCATGTTAGGAAAGAAAGCACAAGGTTAACATGTGACATATTGTCAAAGAATAAATACTTGAGAGTTTTATCCTTTGATGAACTTTGTGTATTTCCTGATTCAATGGGCAAACTGATCCACTTGCGCTATTTGAATCTCTCTCAGACTGAGATTAAGACATTGCCAGAGTCACTGTGCAAGTTGTGTAATCTACAAACATTAAAGCTAAGATATTGTTCAAAGTTGAGGATGCTACCCAATGGCATGTACAATCTTGTGAATTTGCGGCATCTTGATATATGGGGTACTCATCTAAAAGAAATGCCAAAGGGAATGAGCAAATTGAACCAGTTGCACATTTTAAGCAACTATATCGTAGGCAAGAACGAAGATAGTGGAATCCAAGAGTTAGGAGGGCTTCCAAATCTTCATGGATCATTTGGGATTCAGAAATTGGAGAATGTTATTTATGTCAATCAGGCAAGGAGTGCAAAGATAAGAGATAAGAAGCACATTGACGAATTATGGTTGGAATGGTCTTCAAGTGATGACATGGTTTCTGACACACAAACTGAAAGAGATATACTGGATAACTTGCaaccgcacaatggcttgaaagagTTGACAATATGGGGATACAGGGGTACAACATTTCCAAATTGGGTGGGGCATTGTTCATACCAAAATATGACTAGTGTATCTCTAGAGTCTTGCAACAATTGCTACTTGCTGCCTTCACTTGGACAGCTGCCATCTCTTCAGTCCCTTCGCATTGATGATTTCGGACAGCTCAAGAGTGTTGGCATGGAGTTTTACAAGAATGAAGGCTATCAACATTCTTCGCCTATTGCACTATTTCCCTCATTGCAGCTTTTGGAGTTTGATAACATGCCATTTTGGGAGGAGTGGTGCTTACCTGACTCAGAAGCTTTTCCTCAGCTTAAGAGCCTTCAAATAAACAATTGTCCAATGTTAAAGGGAGATATGCTTAATAGTGTGCTAATGAGAATCGTTTCTTCCTCATCGGATTTTTCGAAAGTGCGCAAACTAGAAATACAAGAAGGTCATCAAGGATGGGGTAAAGAGATGACACTTGGTGGAGATAGTTTATCATTTAGTGAATGTGAATCTGTGTTGGAGTATGCAATGGTCATCAACCATCTAACTTCCCTCCAGGAAATACACATCTCAGGGTGTTTATCTGCTATATCCTTTCCAGGAAATTGTTTACCCAAATCATTGCAAAAGCTCACAATCTTGAATTGCAGCAAACTGGAATTCCCCCAGCAACAGCAGCAGAAGTATGATTTGGTGGAGCTACGAATAGAACACAGCTGTGATTCACTGACCTCATTGTCATTGGATGCCTTTCCCAATCTCAAGAATCTGGAGATAAGAGGGTGTTCAAATCTGGAATCAGTTTCAATGTCAGGGTCACCACACGCTGCTCTTCAACATCTCACCATCTCTAAATGCCTCAAATTAGTGGCATCTCCAGGAGAAGGACTGGCTGCACCCAACTTGACTCATCTCGATGTTAGCTGGTGCTCAAAGTTAGAGGCATTGCCACTTGACATGAATAGTCTTCTTCCAAGTTTACAGTCTCTTGACATTCGAGCTTGCCCGAACATTTGTAGGTTGCCAGAGGGTGGCTTGCTGCCTAAGTTAAGATCACTTACTGTGGGAGGTTGCGAGCAACAGTTGAGGAGTCTATCATGGATGAGCAACTTGGACACCCTCACTCATCTTACCATTGATGGTTCTAACTGTGAAAGCATCAAGTCATTCCAAGAGGTGGGTTCGCTGCCTCAACTTAACACACTGTGTCTCTTTCACTTTCCAAATCTGGAAACATTGGAGTGCAACGAGCTTCTCTGCCTCACTTCCCTCCAACAATTACATATTTCATTCtgtgaaaagttggagaataTGGCAGGAGAAAAGCTGCCATGTTCTCTGTTACTACTTCAAATTAAAGAGTGTCGTTTGCTAGGAGAACACTGTAAGAAGAAGCATCAACAAATTTGGCAAAAAATTTCCCACATCCCCACCATTCAAGTCAATGGCAACCAAATTTTCTGA
- the LOC112729503 gene encoding protein YLS7-like, producing MFLLLCRLYLFHGTWLHDSLGPLYRNDSCPVLTQMENCQGNGRPDKDYENWRWKPFQCDIPRLDPRKFLEVMRGKTLAFIGDSVARNQMESMMCILWQVETPKNNGNRNMQRFYFKSTSVTIIRIWSSWLVKHSSEPFDYAPEGVDKLFLDIPDQKVMEFLPKFDVVVLSSGHWFAKQSVYVLNNEIVGGQLWWPDKSRPMKINNVEAFGISVETMFTALAMHPNFTGLAILRSYSPDHFEGGAWNTGGSCTGKVKPLGLGELVENGDTNAMYEQQVKGFNHASKKATNGSKLLFMDITEAFSYRHDGHPGPFRNKARNKITVRGPDGKPPPQDCLHWCMPGPVDTWNEILFEMIKREFEGGNAS from the exons atgttccttCTGTTATGTAGGCTGTATCTATTCCATGGAACGTGGTTACATGATTCGTTGGGACCGTTATACAGGAACGATTCGTGCCCCGTATTGACACAAATGGAGAATTGCCAGGGTAATGGGAGGCCTGATAAGGATTATGAGAACTGGAGATGGAAGCCCTTTCAATGTGACATCCCTCGTCTCGATCCTAGGAAGTTTTTGGAGGTGATGAGAGGCAAGACATTGGCTTTCATTGGGGATTCAGTTGCTCGAAACCAGATGGAATCAATGATGTGTATTCTCTGGCAG GTAGAAACACCCAAGAACAATGGAAACCGAAACATGCAGCGATTTTATTTTAAGTCCACATCTGTTACTATTATCCGAATATGGTCCTCATGGCTAGTCAAGCACAGTTCTGAACCATTTGATTATGCGCCGGAAGGTGTGGATAAGCTCTTTCTCGATATCCCTGACCAGAAGGTCATGGAATTTCTCCCAAAATTTGATGTGGTTGTTCTTTCCTCCGGCCACTGGTTTGCCAAACAGTCAGTGTATGTCTTGAACAATGAGATAGTAGGAGGGCAATTGTGGTGGCCAGACAAATCTCGGCCGATGAAGATCAACAATGTTGAAGCATTTGGTATATCTGTTGAAACAATGTTTACTGCTCTTGCAATGCATCCAAATTTCACAGGACTTGCAATTCTTCGTTCCTATTCGCCGGATCATTTCGAGGGTGGCGCTTGGAATACCGGCGGATCATGCACCGGGAAGGTTAAGCCTCTTGGACTTGGTGAGTTGGTGGAAAATGGCGATACAAATGCAATGTATGAGCAACAGGTTAAAGGTTTTAATCATGCATCAAAGAAGGCAACAAATGGATCAAAGTTGTTGTTCATGGATATCACTGAAGCCTTTAGTTACCGGCATGATGGCCATCCTGGTCCCTTCAGGAATAAAGCCCGGAATAAGATCACGGTGCGCGGCCCGGACGGAAAGCCGCCGCCACAGGATTGCTTACATTGGTGCATGCCAGGTCCTGTAGATACTTGGAATGAGATTTTGTTTGAAATGATTAAGAGAGAGTTTGAAGGTGGTAATGCATCATGA